The segment TCAGCAGCGAGTCCTCGCTGAAATACTTCTTGCTGGGCTCGTTCGCCACCGCTTTCTTCCTGTACGGCGTGGCCCTGGTCTTTGGCGCCACCGGCTCCACCAGCATCATCGACCTGGGCATGGTGCTGCGCACCGGACACCACTCGGCCCTGGTCTTCTGCGCCGTGGCCATGATGTTCGTCGGCCTGGGCTTCAAGATCGCGGCGGCGCCCTTCCACGTCTGGACCCCCGACGTCTACGAAGGCGCGCCCGCCCCCGTGGTCGCCCTCATGTCCACCGCCCCCAAGGCCGCGGTCTTCGCCGTCATGTTGCGCATCTTCTTCATGGCCTCGGTTCCCGGATGGTTCTGGCTGGTCTGGATCTCGTCCGTGCTCTCCATGTTCATCGGCAACATCGGGGCGCTGGTGCAGTCCAACGTGAAGCGCATGCTGGCCTACTCCTCCATCGCCCACGCCGGATACCTGCTCATCGCCTTTGCCGCCGCCCAGGGCATCGGCGTCTCGGCCGCCATGTTCTACACCGCCGCCTACGCCGCCATGAATGTGGGCGCCTTCGCCGTGGTCAGCCACTTCGCCGCCGCCGGCGAGCGCTACGTCAGTATCGACGACTACGCCGGCCTGGGCCGGCGCCATCCCGTCCTGGCCGCGTGCCTCACCATTTTCCTGCTTTCGCTGATCGGCATCCCGGTCACCGGCGGCTTCTTCGCCAAGTTCTACGTCTTCAGCGCCGCCCTGCGCTCCAACCTGGTCGGACTGACGGTGCTCGGCGTCATCAACAGCGCCATCGCCGCTTACTATTACCTGCGCGTGATCGTGGTGATGTATATGCGCGAGCCGGAGCAGGAAGAGCCGCTGCCACCCATCTCTCCCACTCTGGGAGTGGCGCTCGCGGTGAGCGTGCTCGCCACCATCTATCTGGGCGTGTTGCCCGGCCACGTGCTGGAATTCGCCCAGGCCGGCGCCGCCCAGCTCATCAAATGAATTGGTGAAGTTGAAATTTGTAATCTGTAAAGTTCAAAGTATCTGACTCTTACTTAGCAAATCACGAATCACCAGTTACAAATCGCAGATCA is part of the Terriglobales bacterium genome and harbors:
- a CDS encoding NADH-quinone oxidoreductase subunit N, which translates into the protein MIPTEDYIRLLPEIVLTVFGVIVMLAEPLLGPRASRKPLGIVALAGTLAALAATVLQADNQGLAFFSLVLVDDFSVFFHFVIELIAAVVILASLEYLDTQQIHAGEFYALILFGSVGMVLMSSAMELVLVFIALEISSISTYILAGFRRRIAISSESSLKYFLLGSFATAFFLYGVALVFGATGSTSIIDLGMVLRTGHHSALVFCAVAMMFVGLGFKIAAAPFHVWTPDVYEGAPAPVVALMSTAPKAAVFAVMLRIFFMASVPGWFWLVWISSVLSMFIGNIGALVQSNVKRMLAYSSIAHAGYLLIAFAAAQGIGVSAAMFYTAAYAAMNVGAFAVVSHFAAAGERYVSIDDYAGLGRRHPVLAACLTIFLLSLIGIPVTGGFFAKFYVFSAALRSNLVGLTVLGVINSAIAAYYYLRVIVVMYMREPEQEEPLPPISPTLGVALAVSVLATIYLGVLPGHVLEFAQAGAAQLIK